A genomic stretch from Malus domestica chromosome 15, GDT2T_hap1 includes:
- the LOC139192401 gene encoding pentatricopeptide repeat-containing protein At5g46680-like, which yields MMVSGLSTRLLNICIASFCKSRLLERAEAVIIDGIRLGVIPDVVTYNTLLSAYSRFVSLDAAYSVVHRMKEAGISPDVITYNSLLSGATRNCLLSQSLDLFEEMLQAGIHPNVWSYNILMHCFFKLGKPDEANRVFQDILLHNLTPHPATFNIMLNGLCKNEYIDNALMLFRNLQRHGFVPQLVTYNILIHGLCKARRLGQARKMLKELGESGYEPNAITYTTVMKCCFKFKQYDEALEIMSEMKSKGYTFDGFANCTVVAALVKTGRIEEANACMEQTMGNGIELDLAAYNTLLNMYCREGKFEAAYKLMDEIENGGLLCDKYTHTIIIDGLCKAGNIIGAEHHLQYMKMIGFRENLVALNCMIDGFCKAGQIDRAMDLYKSMETKDSFTYTSLVHNLCKVGRFRCASKLMMKCLRDGKKILRATHRAILDGLRSTGYTDEARQLRWKIQVARILR from the coding sequence ATGATGGTTTCTGGATTATCGACTAGGCTGTTGAACATATGCATAGCTTCGTTTTGTAAGTCCCGGCTACTGGAGAGAGCAGAAGCCGTTATAATTGATGGCATAAGATTAGGGGTGATTCCAGATGTGGTAACTTACAATACTTTGCTCAGTGCCTATTCTCGGTTTGTTAGCTTGGATGCAGCTTATTCTGTTGTTCATAGAATGAAAGAGGCTGGGATTAGTCCAGATGTCATTACATACAATTCTTTGTTATCCGGGGCCACCAGGAATTGCCTGTTATCACAATCCCTGGATCTGTTTGAGGAAATGTTACAAGCGGGCATACATCCTAATGTATGGAGTTACAATATTCTGATGCATTGTTTCTTTAAGTTAGGAAAACCTGATGAAGCCAACAGAGTATTTCAGGATATTTTACTTCAcaatctcactccccacccAGCTACGTTTAACATTATGCTTAATGGCCTTTGTAAAAATGAATACATCGATAATGCCCTAATGTTATTTAGGAATTTGCAACGTCATGGATTTGTTCCCCAATTAGTGACCTACAATATTCTTATCCACGGGCTATGCAAGGCACGCAGATTGGGGCAAGCAAGAAAAATGCTAAAGGAACTGGGGGAATCAGGTTATGAGCCAAATGCCATAACCTACACTACAGTTATGAAATGCTGCTTTAAGTTTAAGCAGTATGACGAAGCGCTAGAGATTATGTCAGAGATGAAGAGTAAAGGTTATACTTTTGATGGCTTTGCGAACTGCACGGTTGTTGCTGCTTTAGTTAAGACTGGGAGAATAGAAGAGGCAAATGCTTGCATGGAACAGACAATGGGAAATGGCATTGAACTTGATTTAGCGGCTTATAACACTTTACTTAATATGTATTGTAGAGAAGGTAAGTTTGAAGCTGCCTATAAGCTGATGGATGAAATAGAGAATGGAGGTCTGTTGTGTGACAAGTATACCCACACAATTATAATTGATGGATTGTGCAAGGCTGGTAATATTATCGGGGCTGAACACCATTTACAATATATGAAAATGATTGGCTTCCGTGAAAACTTGGTTGCCCTCAACTGCATGATTGATGGCTTTTGTAAAGCTGGTCAAATCGATCGTGCAATGGACTTGTATAAATCGATGGAGACTAAAGATTCCTTTACCTACACCTCCTTGGTGCACAATCTTTGCAAGGTTGGAAGGTTCCGTTGTGCATCCAAGCTTATGATGAAATGTTTAAGAGATGGCAAGAAAATACTCAGGGCTACCCATCGAGCTATCCTTGATGGTCTTCGTAGTACAGGGTATACAGATGAAGCAAGACAGCTTCGGTGGAAAATTCAAGTGGCTCGAATATTACGTTAG
- the LOC103402520 gene encoding UDP-glucose:glycoprotein glucosyltransferase, whose product MRTRFKSAFCAVIVLVCLGASGIGLVSGQNRRPKNVQAAVRAKWSGTPLLLEAGELLSKEQKDHFWDFIDAWHHSEKDDAESYTAKGCLKKIVKHGLSILNEPLASLFEFSLMLRSTSPRLVLYRQLAEEALSSFPLVDETNSSSDSGISETNELMEGKRSDLLNIGRNPKSPNGKCCWVDTGGALFFDPADLKIWLQSPRDSSGDSFQQPELFEFDHIHFDSSVGSPVAVLYGALGTDCFREFHLTLVEAAKEGKAKYVVRQVLPSGCDAKIDRCGAVGTRDSLNLGGYGVELALKNMEYKAMDDSAIKKGVTLEDPRIEDLSQEVRGFIFSKILERKPELSSEIMAFRDYLLSSTISDTLDVWELKDLGHQTAQRIVQASDPLQAMQEINQNFPSIVSSLSRMKLNDSVKDEISANQRMIPPGKSLMALNGALLNIEDIDLYLLLDLVHQDLSLADQFSKLKIPHGTIRKLLASLPPPESNMLRVDFRSDHVQYLNDIEEDDMYRRWRSNLNEILMPVFPGQLRYIRKNLFHAVSVIDPSTVCGLQSIDMILSLYENNFPMRFGVVLYSSKFIKQIETRGSEDDHEIEEDMSSLIIRLFIYIKENHGIQTAFQFLSNINKLRIDSEDSADDALEMHHVEGAFIETVLPNTKSPPQDLLLKLEKEQTFKELSQESSMFVFKLGLAKLQCCLLMNGLVLESNEEALINSMNDELPRIQEQVYYGHINSRTDVLDKFLSESSTTRYNPQIIAGGKPRFISLPTSILGGDGVLNDINYLHSPETMDDLKPVTHLLAVNIASKKGMKLLHEGLQYLIEASNRARVGVLFSVNQDADVSSHLFVKVFEITASSYSHKKKVLDFLDQMCSFYEHNYLLASSKGTESTQEFIDKVCELAEANGLSSKAYRFSLSEFSDENLRKSMNKVSQFLYRQLGLESGVNAVITNGRVTVVNDGGTFLSHDLRLLESLEFAQRIKHIVEIIEEVKWEDMDPDILTSKFISDTIMSVSSSMAMRDRSSESARFEVLSAQYSAIVLNNENASIHIDAVIDPLSPFGQKLSSILRVLWKYTQPSMRIVLNPLSSLVDLPLKNYYRYVLPTVDDFSSTDYTINGPKAFFANMPLSKTLTMNLDVPDPWLVEPVIAVHDLDNILLENLGETRTLQAVFELEALVLTGHCSEKGHDHPRGLQLIIGTKSTPHLVDTLVMANLGYWQMKVSPGVWYLQLAPGRSSELYFLKEDGNESGSKTLSKRITIDDLRGKVVHMEVAKKKGKEHEKLLVPDGEDNSHDDKEGSSWNSNFLKWASGFIGGGEQSKKSESTSAEQGKGGRHGKTINIFSIASGHLYERFLKIMILSVLKNTHRPVKFWFIKNYLSPQFKDVIPPMAQEYGFEYELITYKWPTWLHKQKEKQRIIWAYKILFLDVIFPLSLEKVIFVDADQIVRADMGELYDMDIKGRPLAYTPFCDNNKDMDGYRFWRQGFWKEHLRGRSYHISALYVVDLKKFRETAAGDNLRVFYETLSKDPNSLSNLDQDLPNYAQHTVPIFSLPQEWLWCESWCGNATKSKAKTIDLCNNPMTKEPKLQGARRIVSEWPDLDLEARQFTAKILGDELDIQEPAPLPNEPEKSVTGSPEEDLESKAEL is encoded by the exons ATGAGGACCCGTTTTAAATCTGCGTTTTGTGCTGTGATCGTCCTGGTTTGTTTGGGAGCGTCCGGAATCGGTTTAGTTTCGGGTCAGAATCGGAGGCCCAAGAATGTTCAGGCCGCGGTTCGGGCCAAGTGGTCGGGTACTCCATTGCTCCTGGAAGCCGG TGAATTACTATCTAAAGAACAAAAAGACCATTTTTGGGACTTCATTGATGCCTGGCATCATAGTGAGAAGGATGATGCTGAATCTTATACTGCTAAGGGCTgcctaaaaaaaattgtaaagcaCGGACTCTCTATTTTAAACGAACCATTGGCATCTTTGTTTGAATTCTCCCTCATGCTTAGATCTACATCTCCAAGATTGGTTCTTTATCGGCAATTAGCTGAGGAGGCTCTGTCTTCTTTTCCTCTGGTTGATGAAACTAATTCAAGCAGTGACAGTGGAATTTCTGAAACAAATGAGCTTATGGAAGGTAAAAGGTCAGATCTTTTGAACATTGGTCGAAACCCGAAGAGCCCTAATGGGAAATGTTGTTGGGTGGATACTGGAGGTGCACTGTTCTTTGATCCAGCAGACTTGAAAATTTGGCTTCAAAGTCCAAGAGATTC TTCTGGAGATTCATTTCAGCAGCCTGAACTTTTCGAATTTGATCACATCCATTTTGATTCAAGTGTTGGAAGTCCTGTTGCTGTTCTTTATGGAGCTCTTGGAACTGATTGCTTTAGGGAGTTTCATCTCACCCTAGTTGAAGCTGCAAAAGAG GGAAAAGCTAAGTATGTTGTTAGACAAGTATTACCTTCTGGCTGTGATGCCAAGATTGACCGTTGTGGTGCTGTTGGTACAAGAGATTCATTAAACTTGGGAGGCTATGGAGTAGAACTTGCTTTGAAGAATATGGAATATAAGGCTATGGATGATAGTGCTATAAAGAAAG GTGTCACATTAGAAGATCCCAGGATTGAAGATCTCAGCCAAGAAGTCAGAGGGTTTATATTCTCCAAAATTCTG GAACGCAAACCTGAACTCAGTTCAGAGATAATGGCATTCAGGGATTATCTTTTGTCATCAACAATATCTGACACACTTGATGTTTGGGAACTAAAAG ATTTAGGACATCAAACTGCACAGAGGATAGTTCAAGCCTCCGATCCTTTGCAAGCAATGCaggaaattaatcaaaattttccGAGCATCGTCTCTTCCTTATCTCGCATGAAG CTCAATGATTCAGTTAAAGATGAAATAAGTGCAAACCAGAGAATGATCCCACCTGGCAAGTCCTTAATGGCTCTGAATGGTGCTTTACTCAATATTGAAGATATTGACCTTTATCT GTTGCTTGATTTGGTTCATCAGGATTTATCGTTGGCTGATCAGTTTTCAAAGTTGAAG ATTCCTCATGGCACCATACGGAAACTCCTGGCGAGTCTGCCTCCTCCAGAATCTAATATGCTCCGTGTAGATTTTCGTTCAGATCATGTTCAGTATCTGAATGACATAGAAGAAGATGATATGTATAGACGATGGAGGAGTAATTTAAATGAG ATTTTGATGCCAGTCTTCCCCGGTCAGCTACGTTATATTCGCAAAAACCTTTTCCATGCAGTTTCTGTTATTGATCCATCAACTGTTTGTGGTcttcag TCCATTGACATGATTTTGTCTCTTTACGAGAACAATTTTCCTATGAGATTTGGAGTTGTACTGTATTCTTCGAAGTTCATCAAGCAGATTGAAACTAGGGGCAGTGAAGATGACCATGAAATTGAAGAGGATATGTCCAGCTTG ATTATACGTCTCTTCATTTATATAAAGGAGAATCATGGAATTCAAACAGCTTTCCAGTTTTTGAGCAAT ATAAACAAATTGCGGATTGATTCTGAAGATTCTGCCGATGATGCTCTTGAAATGCACCATGTGGAAGGAGCATTTATAGAAACTGTATT GCCCAATACAAAATCTCCACCTCAAGATTTATTGCTAAAGCTGGAGAAGGAGCAAACTTTCAAGGAGCTTTCGCAAGAAAGCTCCATGTTTGTCTTTAAGCTGGGTTTGGCTAAGCTCCAGTGTTGCCTGTTGATGAATGGCCTTGTGTTGGAGTCTAATGAG GAGGCTCTTATAAATTCCATGAATGATGAGCTTCCCAGAATACAGGAGCAAGTGTACTATGGGCATATAAATTCCCGAACAGATGTTCTTGACAAGTTTCTGTCAGAAAGTAGTACTACTCGCTATAATCCACAG ATTATTGCTGGTGGAAAGCCAAGGTTCATTTCTCTGCCTACATCTATTCTTGGAGGGGATGGTGTCTTAAATGATATCAACTATTTGCATTCTCCCGAAA CTATGGATGATTTGAAGCCTGTGACCCATCTTCTAGCTGTTAATATCGCATCAAAGAAAGGGATGAAGCTGCTTCATGAAGGCTTACAATATCTG ATAGAAGCGTCCAATCGCGCTCGAGTAGGTGTGCTTTTCAGTGTGAATCAGGATGCTGATGTCTCTAGTCATCTTTTTGTGAAGGTGTTTGAAATCACTGCATCCTCGTATAG CCATAAGAAAAAGGTGTTAGATTTCCTGGATCAGATGTGCTCATTCTATGAACATAATTATTTGCTTGCATCATCTAAGGGTACCGAAAGCACTCAAGAATTTATAGATAAAGTGTGCGAATTGGCTGAGGCTAATGGTTTATCATCAAAGGCCTACAGATTTTCCCTTTCTGAATTTTCTGATGAGAATTTGAGAAAATCTATGAATAAG GTATCCCAATTTTTGTATAGGCAGCTTGGCCTTGAATCTGGTGTTAATGCAGTCATTACTAATGGAAGG GTGACAGTTGTAAATGATGGTGGCACATTCTTGAGCCATGATTTACGCCTTCTAGAGTCTCTAGAGTTTGCCCAGAGAATAAAGCACATTGTGGAAATTATTGAGGAAGTGAAGTGGGAGGATATGGATCCCGACATCCTAACAAG CAAATTCATTAGTGATACTATAATGTCTGTGTCATCTTCCATGGCTATGCGGGATCGAAGTTCTGAAAGTGCCCGCTTTGAAGTTTTGAGTGCACAATATAG TGCCATTGTTTTGAACAATGAAAATGCTAGCATTCATATCGATGCAGTTATTGATCCCTTAAGTCCATTTGGGCAAAAGCTATCGTCAATTCTTCGAGTCCTGTGGAAATACACTCAGCCTAGCATGAGGATTGTACTAAATCCTTTG AGTTCTCTTGTTGATCTTCCTCTGAAGAATTACTACAGATACGTCCTACCAACAGTG GATGACTTCAGCAGCACTGACTACACAATAAATGGGCCAAAAGCCTTTTTTGCAAACATGCCACTGTCCAAAACACTCACAATGAATCTTGATGTTCCTGATCCATGGCTAGTTGAGCCTGTTATTGCAGT CCATGACTTGGATAATATTTTGCTTGAGAATCTTGGTGAGACACGAACATTACAAGCCGTGTTTGAACTTGAAGCTCTTGTTCTTACGG GTCATTGTTCTGAGAAAGGTCATGATCACCCCAGAGGCCTTCAGTTGATTATTGGTACTAAGAGTACTCCTCACTTGGTTGATACTCTTGTGATGGCCAATCTGGGTTATTGGCAAATGAAAGTGTCTCCTGGCGTTTGGTACTTGCAACTTGCTCCAGGTAGAAGTTCTGAACTTTATTTTCTGAAAGAGGATGGCAACGAAAGTGGGagcaaaacattatccaaacgtATCACCATAGACGATTTACGGGGTAAAGTAGTTCACATGGAAGTagcaaagaaaaagggaaaggagCATGAGAAATTGTTGGTTCCTGATGGCGAAGACAACTCACACGATGATAAGGAG GGAAGTAGCTGGAACTCCAACTTCTTGAAATGGGCTTCTGGTTTTATTGGTGGTGGTGAGCAATCTAAAAAGAGTGAAAGTACTTCAGCG GAGCAAGGAAAGGGTGGACGACATGGAAAAACGATTAATATTTTTTCTATTGCTTCTGGACACCT ATATGAACGTTTTCtgaaaatcatgattttaaGTGTCTTGAAGAATACCCATCGTCCGGTCAAATTCTGGTTCATAAAGAACTATCTTTCTCCTCAGTTCAAG GATGTCATTCCACCTATGGCTCAAGAATATGGTTTTGAGTATGAACTGATCACCTACAAGTGGCCTACATGGTTGCACaagcaaaaagaaaagcaaCGGATTATTTGGGCCTATAAAATCTTGTTCCTTGATGTTATCTTTCCCCTTTCTTTGGAAAAG GTCATATTTGTTGACGCAGATCAAATTGTTAGGGCAGACATGGGAGAGCTGTATGACATGGATATAAAAGGACGACCTCTTGCATATACTCCATTTTGTGACAACAACAAGGATATGGATGGATATCGGTTTTGGAGACAA GGTTTCTGGAAAGAACATTTACGTGGGAGATCTTACCACATAAG TGCTTTATATGTTGTCGATTTGAAGAAATTTCGAGAGACTGCAGCAGGAGATAATCTGAGAGTTTTCTATGAGACTCTTAGCAAGGACCCAAACAGTCTATCTAATTTAGACCAG GATCTTCCAAACTATGCTCAACATACAGTACCCATCTTTTCATTACCGCAAGAATGGCTGTGGTGCGAGTCATGGTGCGGTAATGCAACTAAATCCAAGGCAAAAACCATTGATCTTTGCAACAATCCCATGACAAAGGAACCCAAGCTTCAG GGCGCTAGAAGAATAGTTTCTGAATGGCCAGATCTTGATTTGGAGGCAAGGCAATTCACTGCAAAGATCTTAGGTGACGAACTGGACATCCAAGAGCCTGCACCACTTCCTAATGAACCAGAGAAATCAGTGACCGGCAGTCCGGAGGAGGATCTTGAATCCAAGGCAGAGTTGTGA